The genomic DNA CAACaagaatgtgggtgctggggatcaaacctacacaagaccatcataataggaggaaatgatcatgacatcaaaataaaagagagactgattgagagggggaggggatatgattgagaatggagtttcaaaggggaaagtggggggagggaggtagtcaccatgggatattgtttataatcatggaagttgttaataaaactaaattaattttaaaaaacaagaagcaaaacaaaacaaaagatatttagaaacaaagaggtaCAGATGGGGTCATCCCATTTcatagataacagaaaacacttGCATTTTGCGCTAAGGTTTGTGATAATGATTCCTGgaacttctctttttttatttttggaaataaccacatgatgtttatagtagaAACAGGCTATGAAAATACCATTTATCACATCTAAAACATTTATCATCtctaaaacaaaattaacaacTCTTTCTTTTCAGTATCAATAGTTTCAAATATCCATCCCTCTTCTTTGTCTATCATTTATTGAAATAGAGGCTTTTAGTAAGGAGTAAATGAGGCAATGTAGGTAAAACCCCTATCCCAATGCCTgctttgcatgcacacatgtgctgcATTCCTGTGAATTAGAGGAAGGCTTCCTTTTCTCGAGTGAGGCCATTATTGCACAATCTGAAGAATCCATCCACATCTTTCCCTTTATGGGAAGTACTCTAGCTCTGGGGTGTGATAAGAAGCACCTATCTTAAGCtgaagggcacttgcttacaacacctgaatacccaggtttgatttttcagtacccacataaagccagatgcacagagtggcacatgcatttgcaggagctggaggtcctggcttgcttattttctttgttgctctgtttttctttctttttttttatatttgagaatttattttcttttcttttataaaacagggTTAGTTCTTCAAGACAGGTTTGACTCAAAGTCCTGGAGGCAAGTGACATTTCCACCTCAATCTTCCTGGAAGGTCGGCTTACAGGCCTGGGCCATTGTGCCCACCTGTTCTCCagttcttcctttgcttcttggtTCTTCTTGAGTTCTTTCTTCAGAAATCAAATGCCTTAGTCAACTCTTCAGGGGGCACAGGGCACCATTCAAGTGATCCAAGCGGGCCTTCAGAACGTGTCAGTTCTGACTTGCTCCATACACATGAATCCTCCTCCCCTGGGTACAACTCAGGGTCCTCATCAGTCTCCAGATCAGAACCATCAGGCTCACTTTCTGTCAGAGGTGGATCCTCAGAAAAGCTCATGGCACATGGAGTTCTGTTTTCAAAACTGGATGCCAGGCCACCCTTCATCACCACCGTCGATTTCATCTGGCATGTGCCACACGTTCCTGCACAGTCCTCCTTCGCCTTCACTCTTGAGGCTCCATGGGTGCCCGGCAAGCACTTCTCTGCCCCTATAAGAATGGGACTGGGGACTCCATCTCCACTCTGCAGGAGCACACCCTGCATGGAAGGCTGAGTAGTGTTGTTTCCAGTGATGTACGGGTTCATTTCTGtagatgttttattttccaggctgATGTCTGCTCAGAgatgggaagatgctcagtggctTGTGGTGCAGACCTGCGAACTCTGAGGCAGAAGgtgttctctgtttttctttttaacagcattttattttctatttatttgaggaagggagggagagagaaaaagagacacagagggaaggagagaatgggctcactagggcctccagccactgcaaacaaactccagacacatgagccatcttgtgcatctggcttacatgagtcctgggaaattgaacctgatcctttgactttttaggcaagcaccttaaccactaagaaatctttccacccttgtctgtctctctttctctctctcggcttGTAAGTAAATCAGTACAAAATTTGGAAcgtctttaaaataattataactgccaggtgtggtggtacatacctttaatcccagcacttaggaggcagaggtaggtggattgctgtgagtttgaggccaccctaaaactacataacacattcgaggtcagcttgagctagagcgagaccctaccccccaaaaaaacaaaataaataactaaataaaaataaataggaattgGACCCCTAAGAACAACTGAGGGACAGCAGGAGTGGCTGCTGGTAATACAAGGGCTAAAGAGACAGGGAATAGTTGTTCACACGAATATATACCAATAATGATGTATGTACAGCTTCCTTGGAGTGtctctaagtctttttttttcccctttggtttttcaaggtagggtcttactctagcccaggctgacctggaactcactatgcagtctcagggtggcttcaaactcatggtgatcctcctgcctctgcctcctgagtactgggattaaatgtgtgcaccaccacgccctgtgaGTATCTCTAAATCTTTTTGTGCCCAGTGGGTTTATCAGAGAGAGGGCTTCCCATTGCTGTTTGGGGCTCCTCTGGTAGCTCAGATATTCACAGTTTTCCCATGAAGCAGTTTATGCCCATAAATGATAATCTTCTGTTGGGTTTTTCTCATGTAGTACACAACCTGGGTAGCTAGCGCCTGGTATTGCTTGGATTAACTGGTGGTTTCCCTTTCTCACAGGCCTCTCCATGCAGAATAAAAGCCCCATGAGTTCAAATGTGTATTTCCCTTAAACAGATCCAAGATTCCTGAGATCCTCAAGTTCCTATACTCCAGTTGAAGGCTCGCTTCCTCTCCTTGATGAGGGTCTTCATTCTGCTCTCCTTGGCTCTCTTCTCAGGTAAGGTGTCTGCAGTGAATATCTCTGCCCTCTAAGCCATAACCTTTCTGAAgagctttctcctcctcccttacTTGAGTCCCTGCTTTTTAATTTAAAGCACCTAAGCAGTTTGgatggaaaaataaaaggaggtgCAAATAGGTCTTGTTAATTAATAGgtcctattaattttttttaattttatttatttatttgagagtgacagacacagagagaaagacagatagagggaaagagagagaatgggtgcgccagggcttccagcctctgtaaacgaactccagacgcgtgcgcccccttgtgcatctggctaacgtgggacctggggaaccgagcctcgaaccggggtccttaggcttcacaggcaagcgcttaaccactatgccatctctccagccctggtcctattaatttttgtttccccCTCTGACACATGGATTGTGGAGGCCTTGAAACCCTTGGCTAAAATGAAGGCTCAGCAATTTCTCTCTCAGTTTCCCCAGATCTCCTCCTCTCTCATCTATCCCCCTCATACACGATGGTGCAGATTTAGATTGGGCATGACCGACACCAAAGATGGGACTCCAAAACCTGGATCTGTCCTAACTCTGTCATCCACCAGTGTGTTGCCTTTAGAGTCACTCACTGCACTTCTCTGGGGGTCAGAATCAATGCCTACAGACTGAGGGTCACAAGATCTTGTGGATGTGATGAGAGCAAAATGACACCTAGGGTGTGAGCCTGCTTTGTAGGTCCCATCTCTTCtctttggtcagatgtttttccAACCATGGTCAAATTGGATACAGTACACTTGACTTCACCTTTTATTCAATGTCCCAACACTATAGAGGTGCCTATCTTGGTCTCGTATGGAAGAAATAGTTAAGTTCTTAGTTCCTAAAGACAGAACCCCAAACCCTGTATTTTCATCCTCTGGAGTCAGAAGGAGCCCCATagcctttcacttccttggagaGACTGCCAAGGTTGGTGAAGAGCTACCGCAGAGGATTAATGACAGCAAGCCTTGGGCTTTACAAGCCTCTTTCCATGTTCCTCACATCCTCAGGCAGGGGAAAAGACTTCTCCGGGGCTGTTGAACTAGTTTTCTAGAGCTTccataacaaaataccacaaTCTGGGTGGCTGAAACAATGAAAATTATTTCCTTGCAGTTATGGAGGCTCCGAAGTCCATGTTAGTTTTTCCTTAATCATCAAATACATGATATAAGCAACAAAAGGgaggaaggcttttttttttttttttggcccatgGTTTCAAGGTTCTAGTCCATGGGTGGCTGGTTCTGCTGTTCCCGGGCCATGATGGAGCAGGACATCCTGGTAAAAGGGCATGGTGGAGCtgagctgctcacttcatggcaGCCCAGAGGCCGAGGCAGGGACTTGTGGCCTTTCTGTTGCCTGCTTTATTCCACCTGGCCCTCCTAGCCAATGGTGGGTATTACCTACATTCAGGTAAGTTCTTTCCTGGCTTTTAGGTGATTTTTCTTGGACATACCCAGAGGTATGCCTTCTAACCTAGGTATCTcttaatccagtcaagttgacaatcatgaTTGTTACCAAAAAGCCCCAAATGAAGGTTTCTTCTGATTTAGCTTCATTTTAAGACacctttcttgctctttctctctgtctttttgttgtggttgttgttgttgctgtgtgtgtgtgtgtgtgtgtgtgtgtttcaaagcagagtctcattctaggccaggctgacctggaactcacattgtagcccagactggcctagaactcatggcaatcctacctcctgtgccaccatgcccagctcttgttgTGTCTTTTCAAGATCTGTTTTGCCTGTcttaacttttcaaaaatattttgtttatttatttatttaagagagagagacagatagagggctggagaaatggctcagcagttaaggtgcttgtctgcaaagcctaaagacccaggttcaattccccattacccaagtaaagccagatgcacaaagtggcacatgcatctgtagtttatctTCTGTGGTTGgcggccctagtgtgcccattctctctctgtgtctctctctgcttgaaaataaataaataaaaatatttttaaaagaaagaggtagaaaaagagagggagaaatgggtgctactgcaaatgaactccagactcatgtaccaccttgtgcatctgtcttcacttgggtactgggcaatcgaagcttggtcctttggctttgcaggcaagcaccttaactatggagccatctctccagtccttaactttaaaaaaaaaaatctcttaaaatttatttactttattttgagagagagagagaaagagaaagagatagagggagaactccagacgcatgcaccacatgcatctgacttatgtgggtactggggatttgaacctggctcctttggctttgcaggccagcatcttaatcactaagccatctctccagcccaacttttttattAAGTCAAGAAACCAGCCATATTGGAATAAGAACTACCATAATGATCTGATTTTAACTTAAGCATCACCTTAAAGATCATGTGTGCAAATACAGTCACATTCTGCATGAGGATTTTCAAGAAGTAAATTTTAAAGTGAACATAGATCAGCCCATAACAATGTCCAACTCCAAACAGGAAAAACCAGCCTCCATTAACTATCCTTCAGGAGGTTCGAAGCTTCAACATGTCTGAAAGACTGatggtgtgtgtacgtgtgtgttcaCAGAAGCCATGGTCATGGATGAAAAGGTGAAGACAGGCTTTGTGCTGGATACAGCGTCTGTGGTCTGTAACTATGATGCCTACTACAAAGACCACCCCAAATACTGGTGCCAAGGCTATTTCCGGGACTACTGCAACATCATTGCCTTCACCCCCAACAGCACCAACCATGTGGTCCTGAGGGACACAGGAAGTCAACTCATTGTCACTGTGTCCTGCCTGGTCAAGGAAGACACGGGTTGGTACTGGTGTGGCATTCAGCGAGACTTTGCCAGGGATGACATGGATTTTACACAGCTGATTGTGGATGACAACGGGGCAGGCCTAGACAGTGACTTTTCATCTAGGAAAGGTAAAGATGCTGCCCAGGGATCTGGGGGGAGGGTGACTCATGGTAGTGGGTGCCTCTTGGTATGGTTAAAAAGGCTCTGAAACCAGTGAGCAACAACTCAGGCTCATCCTAAGTTCTTTGAGGTAACCTGGTCTCTTCCGCCTTCTAAGCAGTGTGGTCCCTACTTTCTAAGAAGGCATTTTAGAGGAAAGGAGGGGCATATGGACCCTAGGGTGCTCTTagaccctcccttccctcacagCAGTCTGTGTCATTGACCTTGGAAAGATTGGTGGGATCTCACAGTGTGAGATCTTTTTGAGGATGGTTCAGAAAGGCTTTGGGGTTGTCATGAATTCTGAACTTTATAGGTTTGGAACCTTGGAGCTTGGCTTCCTGAGAAGTGACAAGGCTGCAAAAAGGTGCCAGACAGCCatcttaaattaaattaaaaattaaaaagaatttaatgtttttccaggtgtggtggcgtacacctttagtcccagcactcaggaggcagaggtaggaggattgccatgagttcgaggccaccctgagactccaaagtgaccctactttgaaaaaccaaaaaggccaccctgagactacatagtgaattccaggtcagcctgaactagagtgagaccctatcacggggaaatatatatgtatatataatttatttatttgaaagacagagagagagagagagagagaattggcacacagggcctctaaacactgtaaaggaactgcatgtaccatcttgtgcatctggctttacttaggtactagggaatcaaacctgagtcctttggctttgcaggcaagtgccttaactgctgagccatctctccagccccacgccaGGCATTTTATGTGACGAACTAAGGTTCTCACACTTGTGCAGTCAGCGCTTtgctcactgaaccatctcccccgcCTCTGCCCCATTTATACATTCATGGAATGCAGTCTCGCCTAGGAGCACTACTGGAGGTGGGGAGTGAGAGCCTGCCGCCTGGAGCTCACAGGGGGAATGAAGTCAATctgagccttttctttcttttctattttatttatttatttattcatttgacagagaaagaggaagagagggagagagagagaatgaatgggtgctccagggcctccaaccattgcaaacgaactccagcatgcacccccttgtgcatctggctaatgtgggtcctagggaatcaaacctgggtcctttggctttgtgggcaaataccttaactaagccatccctccagcccttcttattttttttttttaatgtttgtttatttgagagagagagagaaagagaaagaatgaatgggcgcacgagggcctcatgccactgcaaataaatttcagatgcatgtgccacattgtgcatcatcTTTATgtactggggacctgaacccaggccagaaggctttgcaagcaagtgcctttaaccactgaggcatctccccagcacctgtcTAAGCCTTTTCTAACTATGATGACTTTCAGCTGAAGCTAAGTCGTGGGATGCTCGTAAGTTCTTTCTACTGAATGCTGAACCCACCTTTAACAAGAGAGTCAGTGTCTTTTAGGCAAAAAGCAAAGGCAGATACTggccattctctgtttctcctgTGATGTCTTATTGTTTCCATGTCCAGAAgtagtgtgctttttttttttttttttctgtcacagtCTAGCTCACAATGATAagaaaaaagccagaagggtgtgcgGGGATCTGTATGAGGTCCCACACTTCTTCCCCACTTCCCCAGTGCCCTGTGCTCTGGAAAGTCTTGCTTACACTTAATCAACAAGTAACTGATTCAGCAAGTTCCTTACCAAGTGAGCGCCTCATTCATTCACACCCACCACATGTCCATTTCATCTACTTCTGTGTTTTATATCATTTCTTAAGCTTTAGGCTTAGGAAGAGCAGAGTTCTACCTAAATCTGCTCCTTTGTTTTAAGGAGACACAGAAGAGGCAATGCAAGACCTCCCCGTGAGGTTTCCATGGCTACCAGATGCCCTAGGGATGTGCTGGCTATTTGGTGCATTAGGTGTTCCTTCTTATGGGAGTGGCTCTCCATCTGGGACTCCAATCTCTGCACTGGGCCTTTGAGCAAATCTGGAAAAGGTGCACCCTTTCTTCTATATGCAGGGTGCTTAGCATCAAGGTGCCTGGCTTGGCAAGTACACTGTGGCTTCAATTCCAGTGCTACTTGTCACCCCCACCCCTGCCGCCTTGTTCCCTATGCTTGGTTCCAACCTAACTCAAAAAATTCAACAGCACGCCCACtgaagtggcacatacctttaactctagctcaggaggcagaggtcagaggatcactgtgagttcaaggccagcctgggtctacggggtgagtttcagatcagcatgggctagagtgagactctacctggcaaaaggcAAACAAAGGTACACTTACTCtttggagagaaagacaggtagaaatGCAGCTGGAACCAAAGGAAGGGCCTGAGCATGGTCCTTACTCTCACCAAGTCCTTTCTGACTTAGACTCATCCGGCAGCAAGAACAGCAGCTGCAGAGCTTCCAAAGTTGTCCGCAAGGCAGGTAACTCCAGGTGAGTCATGATCTTAGGAAACAACTGGCTTGGCAGGGTGGTGGTGGGATGGGCCACAGTACAATATGATGGTTGATTGACACCTCTGACTTTTTAGCTGTGTATTGTTTTTCTACCTGAACTGAATATCCTCAGTGTGTGGTTTCTTTCCAAAGAATATTCTTGTTTgaaagcagcaaaaaaaaaaaaaaaaaaaaaaaagtttctagctACATTAATTAGAAGGGGGCACTTATCATCATAAGGAGAGTGAGTTTTTGCAATGCAGGGACAGGGATGTGGGTGCCCAGAGGTCATCTGGGGTGACATCAGGACTTTATCACTATTTCCATCTGCCACTCTTCACGtgcttgcttccttctctctctgggccactttttatagttcttttctctctgtcacagcAGTTGATACCCATTTACAGAGACTGTATTTTCCTACTCCCAGCCCCCAGTTAATTTCTGAGGAAGTAGTTTGCTAGCCTAGCTTGGTCAGATATCCAACCAGGTCCACGCAGTGCTGTCCAGAGGACCCAGTCATTCTCAAAGAACCATGCTATCAGGCGTTGCTGCAGCT from Jaculus jaculus isolate mJacJac1 chromosome 19, mJacJac1.mat.Y.cur, whole genome shotgun sequence includes the following:
- the Tmigd3 gene encoding transmembrane and immunoglobulin domain containing 3, which gives rise to MRVFILLSLALFSEAMVMDEKVKTGFVLDTASVVCNYDAYYKDHPKYWCQGYFRDYCNIIAFTPNSTNHVVLRDTGSQLIVTVSCLVKEDTGWYWCGIQRDFARDDMDFTQLIVDDNGAGLDSDFSSRKDSSGSKNSSCRASKVVRKAGNSRMSILIICVLITVLEIIIIFSYLSMRKRSQKIRRVASDKDLTRSPQTSQASSVIPTPLVINKGIVL